In Bacteroidota bacterium, a single window of DNA contains:
- a CDS encoding acyl-CoA carboxylase subunit beta, translating into MAIENKIQTLLDKRQEAKLGGGQKRIDSQHRKGKFTARERIDILLDEGSFEEFDMFVTHRSHNFGLEKEQYLSDGVVTGHGTIDGRVVYVFSQDFTVFGGSLSETFAQKICKVMDQAMKVGAPIIGINDSGGARIQEGVNSLAGYAEIFERNILASGVVPQISAIFGPCAGGAVYSPALTDFIVMSEKTSYMFVTGPKVTKSVTGEEISTEDLGGASVHGSKSGVSHFVAENENEGLMLIRKLLSYLPQNNLEEPQLSECNDPIDRMEDVLNDIIPENPNKPYDINDIIFSIVDNNEFFEIQRHYAKNIIIGFAKFGGITVGVVANQPNFLAGVLDINSSRKAARFVRFCDAFNIPLVTLVDVPGFLPGSSQEYGGIIIHGAKLMFAYGEATVPKVTITLRKSYGGAHDVMSSKQLRGDINYAWPSAEIAVMGSKGAIEILYGKKIAEIEDPLEKEKVIATKEEEYIKKYANPYEAARYGYIDDVIEPRNTRFRIIRALRTLATKKDVNPPKKHSNIPL; encoded by the coding sequence ATGGCAATTGAAAACAAAATTCAAACCCTACTCGACAAACGCCAAGAAGCGAAACTCGGAGGAGGTCAAAAAAGAATAGATTCTCAACACCGTAAAGGAAAGTTTACTGCAAGAGAAAGAATTGACATACTTTTAGACGAAGGTAGTTTCGAAGAATTTGACATGTTCGTTACTCACCGAAGCCATAATTTCGGGCTTGAAAAAGAGCAATATCTATCGGATGGTGTAGTTACCGGACATGGAACTATCGATGGTAGAGTGGTTTATGTATTTTCTCAAGATTTCACGGTTTTTGGTGGTTCCTTATCAGAAACTTTTGCACAGAAAATATGCAAAGTTATGGACCAAGCAATGAAGGTTGGAGCTCCAATAATTGGAATCAACGATAGCGGAGGTGCAAGAATTCAGGAAGGAGTGAACAGTCTGGCTGGTTATGCAGAAATTTTCGAACGAAATATTCTTGCTTCTGGAGTGGTTCCACAAATATCTGCAATTTTCGGACCTTGTGCAGGAGGAGCGGTTTATTCTCCAGCACTTACCGATTTTATTGTAATGAGCGAAAAAACAAGTTATATGTTTGTTACTGGACCAAAAGTTACCAAATCGGTAACCGGTGAAGAAATCTCAACAGAAGACCTTGGCGGAGCTAGTGTTCATGGTTCAAAATCGGGAGTCAGTCATTTTGTTGCAGAAAACGAAAACGAAGGACTAATGTTGATTAGGAAACTGTTGTCATATCTTCCGCAAAACAATCTTGAAGAACCACAACTTAGTGAATGCAACGATCCTATTGATAGAATGGAAGATGTACTGAACGATATTATTCCTGAAAATCCGAACAAACCTTACGACATAAACGACATTATTTTTTCGATAGTTGACAACAACGAATTCTTTGAAATTCAAAGACATTACGCCAAAAACATAATTATTGGTTTTGCAAAATTTGGTGGTATAACAGTTGGAGTTGTTGCAAACCAACCGAATTTTCTTGCTGGAGTTCTCGACATTAATTCCTCAAGAAAAGCTGCACGATTTGTACGATTTTGCGATGCTTTTAATATTCCTCTTGTAACTTTAGTTGATGTTCCTGGATTTTTGCCCGGTAGCAGCCAAGAATACGGCGGAATAATAATTCATGGTGCAAAACTTATGTTTGCCTACGGCGAGGCTACTGTCCCGAAAGTTACTATTACTCTGCGAAAATCGTATGGAGGAGCTCACGATGTTATGAGTTCTAAACAATTACGAGGTGATATAAACTACGCCTGGCCTTCTGCAGAAATTGCTGTAATGGGTTCGAAAGGAGCTATTGAAATTCTATATGGTAAAAAAATAGCTGAAATAGAAGATCCTTTAGAAAAAGAAAAAGTTATCGCCACAAAAGAAGAAGAATACATAAAAAAGTATGCAAATCCGTATGAAGCAGCAAGATATGGATATATTGACGATGTAATTGAACCAAGAAACACTCGCTTTAGAATTATTCGTGCTTTACGTACTCTTGCAACCAAAAAGGATGTAAATCCTCCCAAAAAACATTCTAATATCCCATTATAG
- a CDS encoding biotin/lipoyl-binding protein — protein MKNFKFKIRGHIYEVDIKNFEGNLAEIEVNGTPYKVEVQKEIKESKTPILVRSALVNPKSAHKFKKNISNISPVKAPLPGVIMQIFVKENDEVKKGDKLLIYEAMKMENILLAEKDGKIQSLKVAVGDNVLQDDLLIELL, from the coding sequence ATGAAAAATTTTAAATTCAAAATCAGAGGACATATCTACGAGGTTGACATTAAAAACTTTGAAGGAAATTTAGCAGAAATTGAAGTTAATGGGACACCCTATAAGGTTGAGGTTCAAAAAGAAATAAAAGAATCTAAAACTCCTATATTAGTTCGTTCAGCTTTAGTGAATCCAAAAAGTGCTCATAAATTTAAAAAGAATATAAGCAATATTAGTCCTGTTAAAGCACCATTGCCGGGAGTAATTATGCAAATATTTGTCAAAGAGAACGATGAGGTGAAAAAAGGCGACAAACTTCTCATTTACGAAGCAATGAAAATGGAAAACATACTGTTAGCCGAAAAAGACGGCAAAATACAATCCCTTAAAGTTGCAGTTGGCGACAATGTTCTTCAGGACGATTTATTAATTGAACTTTTGTAG
- a CDS encoding OadG family protein translates to MKVLINQSTNMPEIFQQGITIAIVGYSTVFIALVVLYFVFTYLSKLLNLEIRNRLRREGKNDCAEKKELQISGEESAAISMALYIFNELHDEESNIITIKKIERAYSPWSSKVYNFRRYPIKMNSR, encoded by the coding sequence ATGAAAGTTTTAATAAATCAAAGTACTAATATGCCTGAAATTTTTCAGCAGGGTATAACAATTGCGATAGTCGGGTATTCTACAGTTTTTATTGCATTGGTAGTTTTATATTTTGTTTTTACTTATTTGTCGAAACTATTAAACCTCGAAATTCGAAACCGGCTGCGGCGTGAAGGAAAAAACGATTGTGCAGAAAAAAAGGAATTGCAAATTTCCGGTGAAGAAAGTGCTGCCATCAGCATGGCATTATATATATTCAATGAGCTTCACGACGAGGAAAGTAATATCATAACAATAAAAAAAATAGAAAGAGCATATTCGCCATGGAGTTCTAAAGTTTACAATTTCAGACGATATCCAATTAAAATGAATTCGAGATAA
- a CDS encoding sodium ion-translocating decarboxylase subunit beta produces the protein MRKFITVIGIIAILSIISSLVSFSDKTDKANNSEMAKIENANEDYSDDSNNSSGSSATSGIKKFFEYTGFNNATPGHLIMLLIGLFFIFLAIKFDYEPLLLIPIGTGILIGNIPFFQAEGINLQLGIYQEGSVMNYLYFGVLKGIYPPLIFLGIGAMTDFSSLISNPRLMLLGAAAQVGIFLTFIGAIYLGFNLPEAGSIGIIGGADGPTAIFLSSKLANGGIINGIQTKNLIGPIAIAAYSYMALVPVIQPPIMKLLTSRRERLIRMKPPRAVSKIEKIVFPIVGLILTAFISPSSLPLLGMLFFGNILKESGVTKRLADTARNSMIDIVTILLGVTVGASTQADVFLNSQSILIFILGAFSFMVATAGGIMFAKVMNIFLSKEKKINPLVGAAGVSAVPDSARVVQSQGLKEDPSNHLLMHAMAPNVSGVIGSAVAAGILISFLY, from the coding sequence TTGCGAAAATTTATTACAGTAATTGGCATAATTGCCATTTTATCAATCATTTCATCACTTGTTAGTTTTTCTGATAAAACTGATAAAGCCAATAATTCTGAGATGGCGAAGATTGAAAATGCAAACGAGGATTATTCAGACGACTCAAATAATTCAAGCGGTTCGAGTGCTACTTCCGGAATCAAGAAATTCTTCGAATATACAGGTTTCAATAATGCTACTCCCGGACATTTGATAATGCTTTTAATTGGCTTATTCTTTATTTTTCTTGCAATAAAATTCGATTACGAGCCGCTACTTTTAATTCCAATAGGTACAGGAATTTTAATTGGAAATATTCCATTTTTTCAAGCAGAAGGAATCAACTTGCAATTAGGTATATATCAGGAAGGAAGCGTGATGAATTATCTCTATTTTGGTGTTCTGAAAGGAATTTATCCTCCTTTGATATTTTTAGGAATTGGGGCAATGACAGATTTTTCCTCATTAATTTCAAACCCACGATTAATGCTTCTTGGTGCAGCTGCTCAAGTAGGCATTTTTCTAACTTTCATAGGTGCAATATATCTTGGTTTCAATTTACCAGAAGCCGGCTCAATAGGAATTATTGGTGGTGCAGATGGGCCTACCGCCATTTTTCTTTCATCGAAACTTGCCAATGGAGGAATCATTAACGGAATTCAGACAAAAAATTTAATAGGCCCGATCGCGATTGCTGCATATTCATATATGGCACTGGTCCCGGTAATTCAGCCACCTATTATGAAACTTTTGACATCTCGTCGAGAAAGATTAATAAGAATGAAACCCCCGCGTGCTGTTTCAAAAATAGAAAAAATTGTATTCCCGATAGTTGGACTTATTCTCACAGCCTTCATTTCTCCAAGTTCATTGCCACTACTTGGGATGCTTTTCTTTGGAAACATCCTGAAAGAAAGTGGAGTAACAAAAAGACTCGCAGATACAGCTCGAAATTCTATGATAGATATCGTAACAATTTTGCTCGGTGTTACAGTTGGTGCTTCAACTCAAGCCGATGTGTTTCTAAATTCTCAATCAATACTAATATTTATTCTCGGTGCATTCTCGTTTATGGTAGCCACTGCTGGAGGAATCATGTTTGCAAAAGTTATGAACATTTTTCTTTCCAAAGAAAAAAAGATAAACCCACTTGTTGGTGCAGCAGGAGTATCGGCTGTTCCTGATAGTGCCAGAGTTGTACAAAGTCAAGGATTAAAAGAGGATCCTTCAAACCATTTATTGATGCACGCTATGGCACCAAATGTTTCAGGTGTAATAGGCTCGGCTGTGGCAGCCGGTATTTTAATAAGTTTTCTTTATTAG